GAGGGCTGGAGGGAACTTTCTGAGAAAGATGGAAATAGTCTGTCTCCACAGGGACCTGGGTTACGCAAATGGAAACATTTGGCAAAACTCACGAAACCTACACTTAAGATCTGTGCGTTTCACTGTGTATAAATGATGTATCCATTAAAAAACGTTTGTTGCAGTCAGGGAAGATTGGAAATTGTAGTACAAATCAGAAGTGATTTCTTGCtttggcttgtttttttttttcttcttgattcttAGCTTAAAAggcattttgttttaaagtccgGGAGCCTGCTTGTCAGAGCATTCTGCCACAGGCAGCTGACCCGAGgccccctgcctcctctctgtcTATTCTCCTCGCTCAAAATGCCTGCATTCTATTGTGCCCTGAAGCGTACCAGCACCAGCCTGGGTTTTCTGACTGCAGACCCTTCAAGGGACTGAATCTTTTCCATCTTAATGTTTCAAGACACAATTTAACAAGATCAGTAGGAGCAGGGGCCACATGGAGTCACGGGGATGGTGGGGCTTTGACATTGGCCCCaactggatttgaatccagaGGCAGTTACTGTGGGGCCTTGAACCTGTCcgcctgagcctcagttttcaccTTGTAGTGGTAGGACACCGTGCTTGGCACACAGAAGAGCCAGGACGTCTGGCAGCTGGAGTCCCAGCTGCCTCCACTGTGGCCTCTGCACGGACAGGTGCGGCCCCCAGCCTGGCAGGTTCTCCCCCTGACCCCACCCCCATGCAGACCACCCGCTGGGGCTCCGGGCACCCTGTCTCCTCTCCTGTTTCTGGTGCTGCCATCTTACATCTTGTTGACTGCTGAGTTAGGGAGCTCAGCTAAAGGACACTGACCTCATactattcttattttgttttaaggGTATCAGCATGGATGGTGTGAGTGAGAATAAGATGGTGCCCTCTGATTTTAGCACAGGACCCATGGAGAAAGCTGCCAAACCTTTGCCATTTAAGGATCCCAACTTTGTGGTAAgcatctaaagtgaaagtgtccattgatcagtcatgtctgactctttgcgaccccatggactgtagcccaccaggctcctctgtcagtggactcctccaggcaagaatactggagtgggttgccattcccttctgcagggtttcctcctgacccagggattgaacccgggtctcctgcactgtcggGTGGGTTCACTATGCTGAGCCCCAGAAGCATCTAAggtgttttagaaataaaaaaagaaacaactatgCCTCGGCCTCTGATCTCACTCGGTCGGTCTGGAGCCCGGGCAGTGATGGTGGCCTTTCTCCCTTCAGTCTgcgtcaccatgccctcctccagggactgtgGTTTGAGGTCTGGGGGCAGGAGAGCCCTTCCTGTGGCTCTCCCAGTTCCCAAGGATTCTGTGGAATTCATTCAGTGATACTGTTTTTAGGGTGTCATTTCCAGGATGATTGCTCGCCTTCCTTTTTTCGTGAGATTTAGATGAGGTGTGCTGTAATTAACTAAAGGAGGAATGTTCCTCGCTAGTTTCTTTAGGCACATCTAAGGTCTGGTGCTATCAAGTAGATATAGGTGcctctttcttttgttctttcttttgttcttgaGGGGTAGGATAAATTCCATGATTCTGATTATACCATTCCAATTTATTTTTCACTAATTACCTTTGAAAATACAGCATTGATAATGCCTGCAACTTTTGTGctctttccatttcattttgtCATCTTcacaagacaaaaaagaaaaaaatttccggAAAGCTTGCCGTGTCATGAGGGAGGCTTCCTTGGGTTTTCCTGGAGCTCCAATAATTTACAAGGTGGAGATTGGCCCTCAGAAGGGAACTGAGAGATGTGGTCATGTGTTTAAATCTAACTTTGTAGTAAACTTATTTTAAAGTAGTGAGAAATTCATGAGTGAATTCCATAAAGTTAGACCCAATAAAGGATGTGATTTTCTATGTGTATATTAAAAGAATAAccctttatttctatttcatcagAGACTAACTCATGcgttttaaaaatccaaaagctGTGTTTTTTTATAAGTAAGCTTAAGGTATATGGtgtaatatgtttttttaaagccTTAGGGTACACTGACTGTTGATTGAATGAAAGGTTTATTACAGTTATGAATAAGCATAAATGTCAGATTCTGAAATGATCGTCTccattgatttttgtttcttctaatcCACGCTTGCGCCTCGAGCATTCTGGccatggtggtgcagtggctggCAAGAAGAACAGAACCTGGAAGAACCTGAAACAGATCCTGGCTGCTGAAAGGGCGTTGCCATGGCAACTGAATGATCCCAACTGTGAGCTGTCTAGACCCTCCTATGTGTTCGTAATGTTCAGACTAGGAACCTTCTTATAACAAACCCGAGTTATCTTATTGTGTTTGTGTTCGTGGAGAAACACTTTCTAGCTTAGGAATTCTACAGCGGTACCAATGTAGGGAGATTCTGTGTGTGTTTCCTCATAGCTTTATGCTCTGTGTTGAATCTGTGTGTGTTGGCGTTGTCATGGATGTGTGGTTTTTAGTGTCACTGTTAACATTTCAATCTGGAGAAGCAGGTCCAGATATGATGATATGGGTGTTGCTCTTAGACAAACTGCTTATTCAAAAGTCTACTCTTAAAATGTGTTTCCAAGTAAAAGGTTGCCCAAGCTTTAGGAGGGTTTCTCACCAGCAGCTTAAAGGCCCGCTCTGTTTTACTCTCCAAGCCAGTGTTTTTCAGAGTGAACACTTTATACTACAGTATTTCCAAATGTCTGTTGTATGTTCTGCTCAACTTTAGTGGAAAGTACAGGTTCAAAGTTCCTTCCATCtcctgccccacggcatgtgttTCGTGGGGGTGACTCAGACTGATGACAGATGAGCTAGTCAGATGCCTGGGTGTGGACATTCCGGTGTCCGGATGCTCAGATCCAATTAGTGGGTTGTTGACACCTCATCACCATCAGCCCGTGTAGCCAGAGACCGTGAAAGCAGCTTGTGGGCAGATGAGCTTTCTGGTGGTTCTGCTGGAGTGGAGGGTCCCCGGGGACAAGGCAGAGCCATACTTGAAGGCTGTGCTTGGCCTATGGCATCCTGTATTATTTCCCCAAGAATTCTCTGAGCACTTAATCACAAAGTAGAAAGTGTGGGAATATTATCAAGCAATATTTTTAGGGGAAAAGGGGAAGGGATCTGAATGCTTTAAAGCCAGTTTAgcatcttgttgttgtttttttttccagacttCAGTATTGATGCTCCTCCATCCTTTAAACCAGCGAAGAAGTATTCTGATGTTTCAGGTCTTCTTGTGAGTATCATCACACCTCTATGTCATGTAACACTGAACCGAAAAGGAAATTTCACTGTACCCTCTGTTTAGACCGTGGTGAATAGCAACGCTGGTCCTGCCTGGAGCTCGTGTACTGGGAACAGGTGATGGGTTTGTACAGAAGCGTTTATGCAGTTATTTAAGAGTGGCAGCGACCAAGAGCGGGGACTTcgcaggtggcccagtggtaaagaatctgcctgccacgcaggagacacgggttcgatccctgggtcaggaagctccccgagagaaggacgtggcaacctcattctgagtattcttgtctggagaatcccatggacagaggagcctggtgggctgcagtccatggggttgcaaagaattggacatgacttagcaactaaaaggTAGCAGCAGCAACCTGAGGCATCCGTGTGGGCCGCCTGGAGCAGGCATTGCTCCAgaaagcaggagacctgagtattactttcctttcctctccttgtTAACTATATGAGATAACATGAAaggaacattttttctttttggctaaaGTTTAAGAAATTCCGTACATCTTAGAGATGattgtactttaaaaatttaaacttctcTAAAGAGGCACTACGGTAAAGATAgtgattttcatatttatttttaagcatcaGAATCACTTTTCCAAATGAGAACTTTTACAGAATCCCCTGGAGCCCCCCTGCTCACTGTGGGCCCGTGTGGATCTGGTCCTCTGTCCTTCTGCCCACTCCCCAGAAAAGGGACCCCAGTGGTGCTTCTAGGGGACACAGTTTGAAAATCAGCAGTGTGGTTCGATGAGTGGGACTTGGGCAAGTCCATGAACCTCAGTGTACCCCCAGAGAatcttgtttccttattttcagaATGTGGATGAAGTATAGAAGTTTCTAGAACTTCATCatgctttttcattattattaaatttgGAAGGTGGGCTTCTTCCCATAACTGTGGAAATAATGAGACACTTCATTTTTTGAAGCCCATCTGCCTCATTTaaattgtttacttttttatgaaaatatatgaCTCCAACCTCTGTAACAAACTAAATTAATGATATACATTTTACActaggaaagatttttttaaaaattagttttcctCTCTGGATTAGTTGTATGTTTTTAGCTTGTCTTCCAGAGAGGAGCAGATACTCTTCAGACTTGTTAACACAGACCTTAAATATAATGAGCCTAAGAAACAGGGAGAGTAGaagtgtgtgggggtgggtgaaGGGAGCGGTGTGTGTGGGTTGTGCGTCTGGTGGGCTCTTCCTTTCGTCTACTCATGGGTGTGTGTCTCTTCCGAAAGGTCCCCTGAGGAAGCTTCCATTTGAGAGAAGTGTAGTTTTAGGCtatctcctgtctcctgccagAGAATAGTTGCCTTGTATATTTGACCCATTTTAATAGTTGTTTATGGAAGGAGAACTAGTCTCGCACCAGTTATTCTTTTCTGGCCCAAAGTGGAAATTTCTCCCTGTTCCATTTTGTGCTGAGCTTATAGCAGCCATGGTTTACGACTTGGAGGGTGGCCCCTTGGAACATAGCTTTATCCTCACCGTTACCAGGCAGCTCATCCACTGCTAACACAGTGGTTTTTACatgttgaaagtgaagtcgctcagtcgtgtccgactctttgcgaccccttggactgtagcctcccgtgctcctctgtccatgggattttgcaggcaagagtactggagtgggttgccatttccttctccagaagatcttcctgatccagggatcgaacccgggtctcccacactgtaggcagatactttactgtctgagccaccagggaattttgtTCATGTTGAAAAGCATTGTTCCAGGCCTCTTTATGCCTTGGTAAAGGACTTGTCATGTTATTCATAACCTTTTGCCCCACTGTATGTAAGAATTAAGACATtctgaatatacaaagaactctacCAAAtcattgtggggcttccctggtggctcagatggtagagaatctgcctgcaatttcaggtttgatcccggggtcaggaagatcccctggagaagggagcaatCCCATAGAAGAATCAGCTAAAAGATTATGAATAGACAATTACAAGGAGGAAATGCAGATGTTCAGTTTCACTGAAACTGATAAGTAGATGTTCAGTTTCACTAATAGTTGGAAAAAAGACCCATTGGATAGGGGAGAAATGAAGACATTGGCTTCTATGCCTTGCCACCAACATACAGAAATGGACAACTTCCTATATGGTTGTTTTGAGATGGGAGATACATTGGTGCATATTCTTGGGAAAACAAATGGTACTACCTAGGGAGACAGAAAAGTAGAGGCCTACAATGTGACAACTTGTCTTCCAGCCAGTGCCCTAGAGAAATAGTATGTACGAGGAGCTTCATGCAGAAATGCTCAGGAGAAAACGTGCAAGGAAAACATTGAAAGCAACATAAAGGTCAAcctgggcggggtggggtgggggttgcttcccagggggcgctaatggtaaagaacccacctgccaatgcaggagacttaagagtcgcggttcaacccctgggtcgggaaaattccctggaggagggcacggcaacccactccagtatttcttgcctggagaatcccatggacagagaagcctggtgggctacacagtccatagggccacaaagagtcggacacaactgaagtgactgagcacgcgttCAACGTGGGGTAGGGGTCAGGGGTTCATCCTGTTCTGTGAGGTTGATGTATATGTAAAAACATGGCTAAACTTTTAAGATGTGGTACAAAGCAGTGTAAGTGCATGGCACTGCCAAGTAAGAATCAATACCCAGTCACTGGGTGCTTCTCTTGCatatgtgcgtgcgtgtgtgtgtaagagTATATATAAAGTCTGGAAAGGTGCCCGCCTAGCAGTGGTTTCCACAGGGGAAGATAAAGGACTTGTTGTTGTTTGgccactaagttatgtccaactctttgcagctccatggactgtagccccccaggctcctctgttgatgggattgcccaggcaagaacattggagtgggttgccatttctttggaGATCTTCcgaatccagggatcgaaccaagtctcctgcttggcaggcgggcAGACTTGTAAAAGGAGACTTTAGTCTTATTggcaatgtttttctttctttttttttttaagaaaagaacatGTTCACCTCCTACTTGTATAAATTAAACTtaggtaattaaaaaataaagccaggcTTGTGTTTACACTGACGCGTCTGTTCCAGTGAGGGGCTGTTTCCCTGTGTAGGGGCCTGGCCAGAAGGCCCGCAGGGTCACACCTGTGTTGAGCCCCGGTTACAAGGCTGTGGAAAGTGCTTTGgtcctgggggaggtgggggccagCGTTCGCTGCCCAGCTCCCTGCAACAAGGGAAGCGTTAAAGCCACTTGCTCCCTGCCTTCTGGGGAGGCGGCCTTGGCTTCATTCAGGCTGGAGGGACGGAGTCCAGAGGAGGACAGACCATAGGAGTCCAGCTCCCTGCTCGTTCATCTCTGGGAGGGTCACAGGCCTCCTTCCCTCTGTTCAGAACACTCGGTCAGCTCCAGTCTGTGCACGTTTACGTCAACCTTCCTGTTGGTGCAGCGGTACCCTGAGTCCCTTGGTATCGGTTCAGcagcctggacttccctggtggctccgacggTAAAAGCgactgtctacaatgcgggagacccaggttcgagccctgggttgggaagatcccctggagaaggaaatggcaatccactccagtactgttgcctggagaatcccatggacagaggagcctggtaggctacagtctatggggtcgcaaagagtcaaacacgactgagcaacttcagtcagtcagtcagtcagtcagcctTCCTGGCAGTAAGGCCTGAACTTGGGCGGGCCGGCTCGGCACAGCTTGATGGTGGGAGTGGGGCAGCCGCAGAGATGGAGGCAGGCCAGAGCTGGTTCATCCGCGAAGGCCAGATGATCAAAGCCAGATGCACTCGCCAGCACCTCTGCTGGGAACTGCGGGGCAGCCTCCCCTGCCAGTCCGTGCGTCTCACCACCTCGTGGTCCCTCTGAAGGGACCCGCTGTTGTTTTTCTAGTTAAGCTTCCTTTACACGAGCGTCGCTGAAGGAAATGTGGTACAGAGAGGCGTCGCTAGATGAAGCCAAAGGATCAAAGCTTTGTTTTGTATAGAGCTTTAATTAATCTTAGCTTTTTAGGAATAATCTCAGTTTCCTGATATGCAGACCTTAAACGCTTTAGGCAGCTCCCTGTGGTGGAACTGAGACTCTTTAGAGATTGAGAAACCCATGACTCAGTCTGTTCAGCGTGTTGCCTCTtcacccagcctccctccctcctgaaatCATCGCATCGCTGGGTGTCTGGGTCCACACAGTCGACCCGCGCTGGCACAGGCAATCCACACTTGAGTAATTGGCTGTTATCTGTCTAGACATTAGTGGcatcttttctaatttcttaaaggAATTCCAAATGACTCAGCCTCATGTTTTCTGTTTCAAAGTCTGTAGGAGCCGTGTGCCCTGAGGTAGACAGTGAGTGAGTACTTTCTTCACTTTGCAAATGGGGAGAACAGGCCAAAAGAGAAGTTTGATATGTCAGCGGAAACAACTTCTCTTTTCCACGCTCGTCCTGATCGTTCGTTTGTTCGTTCACCCACCCATCCCTCATTCGTGGGACACACACTCGCTGTAGGCCCACTGTGTGCTCTGCATCGGTCAGGAGACAGTGCAGCTGGGATCCAGTGATAAGCAGACCACGGGAGTCTGGCCTCATGGAGCCTCCCAGCCTAGACTTCAGTCAGAGTCACGCAGATAATAAACGTAAAAGCAGCAGAGATATGCATTCCACCGGAGACAGGTGCTGAGGTGAACGCCAGGGTGGGGTCCTGACCCGCCTACAGGGACAGATAAGGCTTCCCAGATGATACGACTGATTGCTGAGCAAGAAAAGGGAGAATGGGCAGGACAGGAAGGAGGGTATCAGAGCCAGGGTAGCTGGAACCACAGAGTAGGGGACACGTGGCTGAGGAAGAGGCTCGGGAAGGGGGCGTCCCAGGCAGTGTCTAAGGAGCTGTGCTGTGGCCTTGGGCTTTTGTCctgagagcagagagaagagCCGTTGAGAGACTTCACGAGAAAAGACATGATCAGAATTGCAGGTTGTGACAATGCCCCTGGCTGCAGGTGTTGATGGCAGTCCCTTCCAgtggaagggggtggggtggccaTCCCAGCCCTGCAGGGGAGCCCTTCGGAGAGCCTtgggagcggggaggggggaAGCAGGAGAGAAGCACCCCTGGGTAAGTGGAGTGGGGGCGGGTGCAGTCTGGACGGGTGCCTGCCGCCCTGAGGCACCAAGCAGAATATTCCCCAGCTGTCTGCTGTGGTTATTCCCGTTCCTTCCTGTCCATACCCTGAAGCATCTCGCAAGTCTGGGGAGATTAACGTGTCTTTCCCACAGTGAGTGATTGGGCGTTCTTGGTGACACAGTCAGACATCATGAAGATACATTGATTGCACTTTGAGTAAAAACcagaaaactaatttttaacTTGAACTTGAATCTCACTGCCAACACCACCTCTCTACCCTTCTGTCTGCCTGTTTTCTCACCCAGGCCAACTACACGGACCCGCAGAGCAAGCTGCGCTTCAGCACCATCGAAGAGTTCTCCTACATTCGACGGCTGCCATCCGACGTGGTCACGGGCTACCTGGCCCTGAGGAAAGCCACAAGCATCGTTCCCTGAGCCTGGAGAAACGGAGATGAGGTGGAAAAGCGTTTCCCAAGGCAGACTTTGGGCTCAAGATTTTGTTTTATGGAAACAAACTCCTGCTGTCAATCTGGAAATGTCAGTGCTGTGCCTTGGAAAGAATGTTTGGCTTTCATTgaaggagggtttttttttttttttttctgttttccctccAAGTGTGATATTTCCTGTTGAATTAAATTATACTTCAGTTGTTGCCTCAAATAAAGTTGTTTGACAAGAAAGTAGAAAATTGTGCTTTTAGTTTAACCCAAGTAAGTCATCGAATTTTGGCTTCAAAGCTATGGAGTCTCTTATAACACTTTTAAAGGCTCTACGATGCATCCTGACAGTAAGGCTGGATTGTCCCTGATCCCTGTGACTCCTGCTTTGAGCACGTTCATCTCTGTCTCTGATCAGAATGCTTGGACGAGGTCCAGAACTGGAGCTGGAGGAGAAAGCACAGAGGAGCTCACCCTGCTGCCCTGGCTCGGTCCTCGCCTTGGGCCGTGGTCTCTGAATCAGCCTCTCTTCTCGGCCTCTAGAACCTGTTAGGTAAGCCACTGACTGGTCTGTGGCATTTAGAGCAGCCTGAGCCGACTAAAACACTAGCCCTGGCCTGTTTCTGGAGGTGTGGGGTCTGACCCTCGTCACCCCTTCTATGAGGGCGTCTGTCCGGGCACGGGAAGCCACCCGCTTCCCATCCTCCGAGAGGAAAGCAGTCTGGGCCTGGAGGAGATGGCCTCCGAGCCCCTCTAAGCCCCATTCCTGCAAGTCTTTGCTGGGGGGGACAGTGGAACCAGGCCTTGGGGCTGGCTCTGCTTTGAAGATTAGGTCCCCAAGTACCTTTTCTTTCTGAGGGAAAGCTCCTCTGGGTGGtggtgtttttcagttgctaagctgtgtccaactctttgcagccccatggacctcagcacgccaggcttccctgtccatcaccaactctcagagtttgctcaaactcatgtccatcaagttgatgatggcatccaaccgtctcatcctctgtcgcccccctctcctgccctccatctttgccaggatcagggtcttttccaatgagttggccaaagtattggaggagagaaagggaaaacaagaCCGAGAGTCGGCTGGGGCCCGCCTGCAGGGCCAGCGGCAGCTGCCTGGAATCCTGTGTCATTTAGCCCCTGCCCTGtagctggggggagggggtaagaggggtgggaggggtgctgtgtgcttccccctcccccatgaAAAGGGACTGGCTGACAGCCAGGAGAGCAGGGACCTTTCCTAAGCCTATGAGCCCTGAAGCCCTCAAGGCTTCATTGAGGCACTCAGCGCTAACAGAACCATCTGAGGCCTCAGTGTAACTCAgatgccccctccccgccccccaccccagccagcccCAGTGTCTGAGCCATAGAtcaggggtggggcctgagaatctTTATTTCTAACTAATGAGACTGATGTTGCTGACCCAGAAACCGCACTTAGAAACCCACCGCCGACACAGAAGTTCTCTGCAAGGCCAGAGGCTGCTCCCTGGGTTCCCACACTCAGCCTGGGAAACCCACATTTCTGTTGAAATCAAGGAGCCAGTGAGTCACGGGACCCTCCTGCTCTACTTCCACCACCTGTGACACCTGGGGCGAGTGCACTTCTTTTCCAGGAAGGTCCCCTGTTAGGTTAGTGGCCCACTTTCCCGTTCTA
The Capricornis sumatraensis isolate serow.1 chromosome 21, serow.2, whole genome shotgun sequence genome window above contains:
- the INO80C gene encoding INO80 complex subunit C isoform X1 translates to MAAQIPIVATTSTPGIARNSKKRPASPSHNGSSAGGYSASKKKKASASGFAQGISMDGVSENKMVPSDFSTGPMEKAAKPLPFKDPNFVHSGHGGAVAGKKNRTWKNLKQILAAERALPWQLNDPNYFSIDAPPSFKPAKKYSDVSGLLANYTDPQSKLRFSTIEEFSYIRRLPSDVVTGYLALRKATSIVP
- the INO80C gene encoding INO80 complex subunit C isoform X2 — encoded protein: MDGVSENKMVPSDFSTGPMEKAAKPLPFKDPNFVHSGHGGAVAGKKNRTWKNLKQILAAERALPWQLNDPNYFSIDAPPSFKPAKKYSDVSGLLANYTDPQSKLRFSTIEEFSYIRRLPSDVVTGYLALRKATSIVP